TCCCTGGCCAGAAGTTTAAGCCAGGAAGCGCCATGGAAGGAGATGCTCATCCATGGTGGGTGCCAACGGGGCGGGTGGAGATCGCCGCCGAATCCACCTAACGAGCACCTTCACCAGATCGTTCACAAGGTGGTAAAAGCGGTGATCGAAGAGCCTCCAACTTCTAGTTAAACTCCGCCTTACCGTAAATTTATTCCATCCTCTGCCAGTGTAGATGACCGTGCGTCTGTATGTAACAAATACGTAGAAGGTGCTACGTGCCCTGACATttgcaagtttttttttaaagaattgtatcattttagaaaaaaaaatgttttcATATGTTTCTGTGAGAATGAACCAGGTGCTTATTAAGGATAAGATAAAGCATGCAGTGAGTAGGTGACTGGTCTCTGTCTTGACTGACCTATGCTAAATAAAGTACAATTCTTGCTAGTCACTTTACCCTGAAGGAGCCATGGAGAAAATAATACTTTCCATTATACTACTTGTCACTTGCAAATATCTCCCCACTTGCGCATGCACAACACTCACTCCATTGAGAATTGAGATGGCAGGTGGCTCAGGTGGCGCGACGACCGAGCAGCTCATCTTCAGAGCTCAGAAGTCAACCAACCATCTCAAGGCACTGCTAGCCAAGCTGCTACCGCCGGCGGCGGGAGGAGGCTATGGCGCCGGGGCAGAGTGCTCTGGCAGCGACGTGGACGCCCTCCTGTCGGACATCTCCGATTCACTGTCTCAAGCGATTACGTCTCTGCGGATCCCCACAGTTGGGCAGCCAGCGGCTGCCAGCACCGCCGCCAGGAGGAGCCCAGCCGGTGCCGGCGGCAGGAGATCAGCAGCGACAAGGAGAACTTCTCGACGGGCCAGGTGCCTGTCCATCGCCTACCATCAGTTTTTGTGCTAATTGACTGTAGTGTTACACCAAGCTAGTAGAAGAGAACATTCTATTTCGTTGGTGTTGGTTCCATGTAGTTCCAGAACTATAGTTTGTGAATTCATCATCAGTCACCTCTCTGGTATTCTTGAGTCTTGACCTCTTCATGATCCAGGATGGATGGTGCGTCCCGAATGATAGTGTTACAGAATGGAGTTCATGATTCGTACACATGGAGGAAGTACGGGCAGAAGGAAATTCTGGGCGCCAGATTTCCAAGGTATATCTCGGATTCTTGTCACGggcatcttactattactaaacTACTGACTTTTTTTTAGTTTTATGTTAATCTCATCAGTCGCCGAGTTAATTAAGAAAAGATATAACTTCTAGAATTTCTCATGGAAATTAAAACAGGGTATTTAGCCATTCAATGGAGTATCCCGTCATTAATGAATTCTGTACACTCTAATCATTAATATTAGTAGTAAATAGATTTAGCTGGTTACTTCTAATGACCGAGCTGTGTCGTTATTGGAAAAATAAGATCTCATTAGTCACCAAAATTTCTATCTAAACTATCCACATATGAAACTTTGTTCGGCTGGCTGAAAAAAAGACGGCTGCTAGGGCTGCTGatgctgattgttgtgagagaaaaacattgttccatgactgaaaactagtgctgataagttcaagcgaacaggcttaCTAAAATAAGCACTAAGTTTACATTTAAATCAACAAAAATCTCTAGCATGCCAAAGCCAATAAATATGCTTAATATTAGGTAAGAGTACTTACTGTACAATTATGCCCTATGTTCTGCAATTAGCACATACTCCGTGGTACAAGCAATAAAAAATTGTCAAATATAAGAGATTCCAGGGACAGAAACTAGTTTTGTATTAAAATTCATATGATGGTTGTTGCAGGAGTTATTATAAATGTGGCCGCAGGCCCGGCTGCCCTGCGAAGAAGCAGGTGCAGCAATGCGACGCCGACCCGTCCAAGCTGGAGATCACCTACTTTGAGGCACACACGTGCGATGATCGACCACCGTCGTCGTCCCATTCTGTTCCAGATCCGACGACCGGCTCGGACGCTCTGCTCGTACCAGCCACGGCCGTTCCATTGCCATCAGCTCAGTGCTACGGCGGCCGACCGTCGTCGCCGTTGCACCAAGTGCCATACGCGACAACGATCGGCTCGTCCAACGTACTGACGACCACCGGTCGTCTTCTGCCGGTTGCTGCCGTTCCAGGCGCTCTGCCTAGTGCAAGCTATGACCCAGTTCCGGATGTCACGGACAGCACGCCGTCGTTGGAGCAAGAGCAAGCCCATGATCTGCTTCACATACCTTCGCCGGCTTGTTCACAGTCAGAGCTGCTGCCCGTGGAGGTTGCCAAGCTGGATTGCGACTTTGCTGTACCCGAGATTTAAATCATCGTTCTTGATGTTAAAGAGTGTGGTCGACCCTTTCACGGTAGCAGATACATACAACCAGGGCCGGTCCTGAGTAATTTTGGACCTAGAACGAACCTAGAATTTTGGACCTTTCTATACAAATATGATAATATTACTAGTACTATCTATTGatagtatatatacacatatacaaaATCTTATTAATAGGCAGTTAACTAAATACAAAAGCAAAATTTATATGAAATAATTTGTATACATTTTAAATTACCTCAAAAAAATTTCTAACATTTCTCGATACGAAGTCATTGATTTTGGTGTCAATATCAATCCCATCCACAACAACTATCGCCAATATGCATCAGGATCTCATGAAGTGCTTGTATTACTCTTTAAAAAATTTATGAAGAGCCGCTATCTGTGATTCTACCAAATCATCTATttgctttttcttctttcttttttcatTGCGAGAAGCATTTTTTCTTGATGACATGGTCCTACTAATATTTAGATAAACAATTATTAACTGTGATTATTAACTAAATTTTGATCTagaatgaagctaaaattttgaACCTTTTTATATGAACATGATAATACTACTAATACTACCCATTGGTACTATATACACACATATACAAATGTTAGTAATAAGTAGTTAATTGAATGCAAAAACAATATTCATATGAAATaatttatatatacatattaaaTTACCTTAAAATTTTCATACTCCCTCAACCTCTCATTGACATGCCTCCCATCTCTAAACCCATCATTCTCCAATGAACTCTTGGATTTGTTAGAATTAAAAAGCTTACAATAGAAGCAAAATGCTCTGTCCAAGTGTTTGAAATAAACTAACCATTTTCTATCATATACCTCTTTCTTGCTCGTTTTTCTAGAGTAATAGGCATAAGGAAAATGTCTATCATTGGCATCCTAAGGGAATTCAAGATTCTCTTCTCTTATTGGCCCCTTCTCAACTAATGTATCTCTTGCTTTGTTAAAAAATTTAGAGAAACATTTAGTAACTACAATTTAATAAAATATGGATCACGTGAGAAACAATTAGTCAATTAGTAACTAAATTTCAGATTCCATACCTGACGCCTAACAGGGAATTAGGGATTTAGATGATCAGGAATCAGGATTCAGGGATCACGTCACGTGAGGGCCCTTGCTGCCAGATGCCGCCTGGCGCCTGCCTCTGCCTGTTCGCTTCGCCTCTCTACTCTGGTACTGGAACGCCGCCGCCCGCCAGGCCCCTCACGCTCCCACACCGCAAGCGCAGAAGGAAAGCGGAAGGTCGCATGTTGCGTCGCGACTCGTGCGGAGCGGTGCTGCCGGCGTGATCACGGTCACAGGAAACAGGGAGTCGGAGGATCTCGTCATCTCCTATTGCTACTAGTGTATATGTATACATACCTGGGGCTGGGGCCCATCACTTTCGGGGCTGGGGGCCCATCACtttcctgcccccccccccccccccccccccccccccccccgggccgGGCCTGCATACAACAACATCGATATTCTTGTTTTATGTACAGCTATTATTGCAATGAAATTAGAGCAGTGGTTTCTTGTACAATATATGAATCAGAATTCACTAGGGAGAGCACAGTATGTACGTAGTTAAGTTGCCTTTGCTTTCAGGATATCGGTAGTTGTTTCAGAACCGCAAACCTGGAAAAGGAAAACTCAGAGCAGAGGATCTAAGGCTCagagctttttttttcttttccttttttttttttttggctagtTTGATAGAGACACCGTGACCATATTATTCTGGTGGGAAAGCGAGAAATTTTCGCAAGTCCGTCCTACTCAGAGAACTGGTTGGAGAAAGAATTCGTCTTTTTTCCCCCTTTAAGCTATCTCCAATAATAACACCTATAATATAAGATCCATTCAttatttgggtagcgctacaggcaaaaggttcaatacttattttacatcttctccaacaacaagacttaaaagagaatcatttgtgtaaatgggttttcaggagagaggatgtccatatttcagttgtgcctctcagacaacccaaaatagatctCCCGCATAGGTACTCTGTTGAGACTTATTTTCGGTCTCTTGCTACCCATTTTGAGTTTAGGTGTCTATATGGGTTCCTTGTTGAAAACAGTCTTAGAGGCATGTGCTCCCCCACCCCAAATATGTTCATGTACTTGAAAGGAGCTTATTTtccatttctcaaaaaaaaaaaagtccatGCTACAAAGTTTTCTTCTGACTTCCACGTATGCTTATTTGATTGTTGAGCTTGATTGAAAATATTCTCTGATTTGTTTGGAAATGTTACCAATCTAGTATATGTATCAGGAAACTTGTGCAGAGCGCCTAATTTGTTTGGGCTTGCTTAGCTTATAAGtagtattttttcagccaacgaacagatTCTATTCTTGTATGTATACTCTATTGCCGAATTCAGCCGATCTTATAGGGAGATAAGAATGGGTTTTAGCTACGTCCACTCTAGTATGTATGTCTGCCGTGTCTTACGGCCTGTTCGTGTGATCGTGTTTggtttataagccatggcttatcagctaacgAACAGTTTTTTTTTCACATCAAGTTAGTCAATAGTACTTTCTATCATGGCTTATAAGTTAATTAAGCTCAAACGAACAGGACATTAGTGGTTGTAAAACAGTAAGGAAATATATCACTTTCTTGAACGAGACTTTTCCTTTCTTCACCCCGAATGATCTCTTGTAAAAAATAGATTTACTCCCCATCCTAAtgatatttatagaaaatatactGCTCGAACAAAAGAAGCAGAAAGAGCGGGCGCAGCAGCTAATCGATCACGATATGCTCTGGGACGTGCTAGCAAGCACCGGTCAAGACAGATACGACGACTAGGATCTCATCGACCGAGCCGGTGCTCCAGGCTTGCACGAGCATCACTGCAGACTCAAGAACAGCAGACCGACCGCAAGAACAGAAGAGCAGTGCGGCCAAAAATTCGACGAAAATCAAACCAAATCAAAAGGATTAGCCCCAAACTTTGCACAGATGTAATTCAATCTAGCACAAACCTATTCCCAAAAATCATTGTCTAGGATTGACCTAAACTCCGAGAAATCGAGATCAACCCAAGAAcgaaaaaggaagaaaaaggtgaaCGAAAATCACAGCTTAAATTAAGGAATCTCATAAGGCACAAGGAGGATTTGGGCTCCATTCCCACTCTAAATCACAAAAATTATACCACGAATTTTTCAGATCATGTGACCTCTCTCCGGAacactagaggaagaaaccctataGAGAAAGTGGGGAAATGACAGTGGGAGAGAGGTGAGTGTGATGGGGGCACCCTCGTCCTATTTATCAGGGCTATTATATAATTCTAGTTTTGCCTCTAGATATTATTGAGCCAAACCACTGACCTGATGGCGTAATGGTCCAACTCTTTTTAAGTCGATTGGACGGCACCGCTTCCTTCATGAATTTCCTTCGCCTTGACGCAGCCTCCGTGATTCCACCACGTGCCGCCCCGTTTCTCCTTGGAACCTTCACCCGAGTTTTGAGGACAAACCCGCGAAACCGCCACCCGGTGGTTTTGAGGCTCAACCCACCAAACCGCCGCGAGTAgtgtactccatacgcgtcccccgcacACT
Above is a genomic segment from Miscanthus floridulus cultivar M001 chromosome 3, ASM1932011v1, whole genome shotgun sequence containing:
- the LOC136545840 gene encoding transcription factor WRKY45-2-like, which translates into the protein MAGGSGGATTEQLIFRAQKSTNHLKALLAKLLPPAAGGGYGAGAECSGSDVDALLSDISDSLSQAITSLRIPTVGQPAAASTAARRSPAGAGGRRSAATRRTSRRARMDGASRMIVLQNGVHDSYTWRKYGQKEILGARFPRSYYKCGRRPGCPAKKQVQQCDADPSKLEITYFEAHTCDDRPPSSSHSVPDPTTGSDALLVPATAVPLPSAQCYGGRPSSPLHQVPYATTIGSSNVLTTTGRLLPVAAVPGALPSASYDPVPDVTDSTPSLEQEQAHDLLHIPSPACSQSELLPVEVAKLDCDFAVPEI